The Agrococcus carbonis genome has a window encoding:
- a CDS encoding ADP-dependent NAD(P)H-hydrate dehydratase — protein sequence MTWLRAPGPDDDKRSMGVLGVVTGSVRYPGAAVLGVEAAWRTGVGTVRLWAPRRVQDLVLARRPETVCHALDEPPEGVDAWVLGSGQDARERDEALRALLRACLGGGRPAVVDAGALDLVPGHEGPAVVTPHEGELARILGRERDALGDRDAAAGEAARALDAIVVAKGVPTFVATPAGALTTVHPPTHRLATAGTGDVLAGVLGAVVAGSAREAADPGALASMAALAVRLHGAAAALAAQGGRSVTALDVAERLPEAVAAARAD from the coding sequence ATGACGTGGCTGCGCGCGCCTGGGCCTGACGACGACAAGCGATCGATGGGCGTCCTGGGCGTCGTGACGGGGTCGGTGCGCTATCCCGGCGCGGCGGTGCTCGGCGTGGAGGCGGCGTGGCGCACGGGCGTCGGCACGGTGCGGCTCTGGGCCCCGCGGCGCGTGCAGGACCTCGTGCTCGCGCGGCGCCCCGAGACGGTGTGCCACGCGCTCGACGAGCCGCCCGAGGGTGTCGACGCGTGGGTGCTCGGCTCGGGGCAGGACGCGCGCGAGCGCGACGAGGCGCTGCGGGCACTGCTGCGCGCGTGCCTCGGCGGCGGCCGCCCGGCCGTCGTGGACGCCGGAGCGCTCGACCTCGTGCCGGGACACGAGGGTCCCGCGGTCGTGACGCCGCATGAGGGCGAGCTCGCCCGCATCCTCGGCCGCGAGCGGGATGCGCTCGGCGACCGGGATGCGGCCGCGGGGGAGGCGGCTCGCGCGCTCGACGCGATCGTCGTCGCGAAGGGCGTGCCGACGTTCGTCGCGACGCCGGCCGGCGCCCTGACGACGGTGCATCCGCCGACGCATCGCCTCGCGACCGCCGGTACGGGCGACGTGCTCGCGGGCGTGCTCGGTGCCGTCGTCGCCGGCAGCGCGCGCGAGGCGGCGGACCCCGGAGCGCTCGCGTCGATGGCCGCCCTCGCGGTGCGTCTGCACGGCGCCGCGGCCGCCCTCGCCGCCCAGGGCGGCCGGTCGGTGACAGCGCTCGACGTCGCCGAGCGGCTCCCGGAGGCGGTCGCGGCGGCGCGCGCGGACTAG
- the dxs gene encoding 1-deoxy-D-xylulose-5-phosphate synthase codes for MAILEQITGPRDLDRLSKADLQRLAAEIRSFLIREVARTGGHLGPNLGVVELTMAMHRVFRSPRDAFVFDTGHQSYVHKLLTGRQDFSRLRRKGGLAGYPQRAESEHDIVESSHASSSLSWADGISRAFDLTGQHDRSVVAVVGDGALTGGMTWEALNNISDDNRRRLVIVVNDNGRSYAPTIGGMARFLNGVRTQRSYTTLRGTSERVFSRFGRPGRALYRGVRGATHGFLTRFVNNEVLYSNLDIKYLGPIDGHDLDALEEALTQARDFGAPVIVHAITQKGQGFDPAINDEADQFHAVGQIDPETGESIASAGRPAWTSVFADELVRIARDDRRIVGITAAMLRPTGLDRLAALDATRVLDVGIAEQHAVTTAAGLAYGGLHPVVAIYATFMNRAFDQVLMDVALHKAGVTFVLDRAGVTGPDGPSHHGMWDLALLQFVPGIRLAAPRDAARLEEELREAVLVDDAPTVIRYPKGSVPPQLDALHRTDDGVDVLVEAERRDVLIIAIGSFAHLGVDVAERVQAQGIGVTVVDPRWVVPVADSIIDLAREHRIVITLEDGVRVGGIGTRVRQELRAAGVDTPVDELGLPDAFIDHADRGEILEDAGLSAQTIARNIVHQVLGTGRLPVARQLPGEHEVRIEHPGEPAPQPSAD; via the coding sequence ATGGCGATCCTCGAGCAGATCACGGGCCCGCGCGACCTCGACCGGCTGTCGAAGGCCGACCTGCAGCGCCTCGCCGCCGAGATCCGGTCCTTCCTCATCCGCGAGGTCGCCCGCACGGGCGGCCACCTCGGCCCCAACCTCGGCGTGGTCGAGCTGACGATGGCGATGCATCGGGTCTTCCGATCGCCGCGCGACGCGTTCGTGTTCGACACCGGCCATCAGTCCTACGTGCACAAGCTGCTCACCGGGCGCCAGGACTTCTCGCGTCTGCGCCGCAAGGGGGGCCTCGCCGGCTACCCGCAGCGCGCCGAGAGCGAGCACGACATCGTCGAGTCGAGCCATGCGTCCTCGTCGCTGTCCTGGGCCGACGGCATCAGCCGGGCCTTCGACCTCACCGGGCAGCACGACCGCAGCGTCGTCGCGGTCGTCGGCGACGGCGCGCTCACGGGCGGCATGACGTGGGAGGCGCTCAACAACATCTCCGACGACAACCGACGCAGGCTCGTCATCGTCGTCAACGACAACGGCCGCTCGTACGCGCCGACGATCGGCGGCATGGCGCGCTTCCTCAACGGCGTGCGCACGCAGCGCTCCTACACGACGCTGCGCGGCACCTCCGAGCGCGTGTTCTCCCGCTTCGGGCGCCCGGGCCGCGCGCTCTACCGCGGGGTGCGGGGCGCGACCCACGGCTTCCTGACGCGCTTCGTCAACAACGAGGTGCTGTACTCCAACCTCGACATCAAGTACCTCGGGCCGATCGACGGCCACGACCTCGACGCGCTCGAGGAGGCGCTGACGCAGGCGCGCGACTTCGGCGCGCCGGTCATCGTGCACGCGATCACCCAGAAGGGGCAGGGCTTCGACCCGGCGATCAACGACGAGGCCGACCAGTTCCACGCCGTCGGCCAGATCGACCCGGAGACGGGGGAGTCGATCGCGAGCGCAGGCCGGCCGGCCTGGACGTCGGTGTTCGCCGACGAGCTCGTGCGGATCGCCCGCGACGACCGCCGCATCGTCGGCATCACGGCTGCGATGCTGCGGCCCACCGGACTCGACCGGCTCGCGGCGCTCGACGCCACGCGCGTGCTCGACGTCGGCATCGCCGAGCAGCACGCGGTCACGACCGCGGCAGGTCTCGCGTACGGCGGCCTGCACCCGGTCGTCGCGATCTACGCGACCTTCATGAACCGCGCCTTCGACCAGGTGCTCATGGACGTCGCGCTCCACAAGGCGGGCGTGACCTTCGTCCTCGACCGCGCCGGCGTCACCGGCCCCGACGGGCCGAGCCACCACGGCATGTGGGATCTCGCGCTCCTCCAGTTCGTGCCCGGCATCCGCCTCGCCGCGCCGCGCGACGCCGCTCGCCTCGAGGAGGAGCTGCGCGAGGCCGTGCTCGTCGACGACGCGCCCACGGTCATCCGCTACCCGAAGGGCTCCGTGCCGCCGCAGCTCGATGCGCTGCACCGCACCGACGACGGCGTCGACGTGCTCGTCGAGGCCGAGCGGCGCGACGTGCTCATCATCGCGATCGGATCGTTCGCGCACCTCGGCGTCGACGTCGCGGAGCGCGTGCAGGCGCAGGGGATCGGCGTGACGGTCGTCGACCCCCGCTGGGTCGTGCCCGTGGCCGACTCGATCATCGACCTCGCGCGCGAGCACCGCATCGTCATCACCCTCGAGGACGGCGTGCGCGTCGGCGGCATCGGCACGCGCGTGCGGCAGGAGCTGCGCGCGGCGGGCGTCGACACGCCCGTCGACGAGCTGGGCCTGCCGGATGCGTTCATCGACCACGCCGATCGCGGCGAGATCCTCGAGGACGCCGGCCTCTCTGCCCAGACGATCGCGCGCAACATCGTGCACCAGGTGCTCGGCACCGGTCGCCTGCCGGTCGCCCGGCAGCTGCCCGGCGAGCACGAGGTGCGCATCGAGCACCCGGGCGAGCCCGCCCCGCAGCCGAGCGCCGACTGA